Genomic window (Candidatus Methylomirabilis sp.):
CATTCACATCGGTGGCGTTTTTGCCACCGGGGAGCCGACCGTGATCAAGACCCTGTTGGGGTCCTGCATCGCGGCCTGTCTTCTGGATCCTGTGGCCGGCGTCGGTGGAATGAATCACTTCATGTTGCCCAGCACGCTGAATGGCGACGCCGACGGAAATCTCTCCCGGTTTGGTGTCCACGCCATGGAACTGCTCATCGGACAGATCCAGAAGCTGGGAGGGGAACGCGCCCGGGTGCAGGCCAAGGTCTTCGGCGGGGGCCATGTTTTGCAGATCGCCGAGTCGGTCAACGGGGTACCGCAGCAGAACATCCGGTTTATTCGAAACTTCTTGCGCACAGAGGGAATCCCGTTGTTGGCCCACGATCTGGGGGGCTGTGTTGCGCGGCACGTTCTCTTTGATACCGGATCTGGAAAGGTCAGAATGAAACGCCTCTCGAGGGCGACTAGACTGACGACCGTGGCGGAGCGGGATCACGAGGCACAGGCGGAGCGAGAAACGAAACAGTATGGGGAAATTACGCTCTTTGATGATTGAAGGTAACTACTCAGGTGGATAGGCTGAAGACCGAAGGCTGTTAGGGGTAAGACCCGAGAAAGTTTTGAATGGCTTTTTGGAACCCTCAGTCTTCAGCCTAAATCCCTAGGTAGTTACCAACCACGAGCTGATGGCTGAAGCCTAGCCGGTAGATATGAGCGATGAGTAAGAAAATTCGCGCACTGATCGTGGACGATTCGGCGCTGATGCGCCAGATGCTGACCGTCCTACTCCAGCGGGGCCACCGGATCGAGGTAGTGGGAGCGGCAGCCGATCCCTTCATTGCCCGGGAGAAGATCAAAGCGCTGAATCCCGACGTCCTGACACTGGACGTCGAGATGCCTCGGATGGACGGACTCACATTTTTGGAGAAGCTCATGCGAGCCCGCCCCATGCCGGTGGTGATGGTCTCGTCGCTTACCGAGGCGGGGTGCGAGACGGCCCTCCGCGCCCTGGAACTCGGAGCATTGGATTTCATCACGAAGCCCACAGTGGATATTCGTGAGCACATGGATGATATTGCTGAGGAGATCGTCGCCAAGGTCCTCGCGGCGGCATCGGCGCGAATTCTTCCACGGGGCAGGTGTGGACCGAGCGCCGTCATCCGGGAGGCTGCGGCCCTGGCGCCTGCTCCTGCGGCGATGATCAGAACGACGGATCGGGTCATTGCCGTGGGGGCATCCACAGGAGGGACCGAAGCGCTGAAGGAGTTTTTGATGATGTTGCCCGCAAACTCGCCAGGGATCGTCATCGTTCAGCACATGCCGGAGAAATTCACAAAATCGTTCGCGGAACGTTGCGATCAGCTCTGCACGATTCGGGTCAAGGAGGCGCAGGATGGTGATCGCGTGCTTGCCGGCCATGCCTTTATCGCACCCGGCAACTATCACATGGCCCTGCGGCGCAACGGCGCCCAATACTTCGTCAATGTCTACTCCGCGCCGCCGGTCAATCGGCATCGCCCCTCGGTCGATGTCCTGTTCGAATCGGCGGCCGAGTGCGCGGGACGGAACGCCGTCGGTGTGATTATGACCGGGATGGGGGCGGATGGTGCCAAGGGCCTTCTCGAGATGAAACAGGCCGGGGCGCGCACCATCGCCCAGAACGAGGCGACCTGCGTCGTCTTCGGAATGCCGAAAGAGGCGATCGCCCTGGGCGCTGCAGATCATGTGATCGCCCTCCCCCTGATCGCCCGCAAGGCTCTGGAGTTGGCAGAGGCGTAAACGGTGGTATCGGAAAATTTTTCCGTTGCGTCCTGGCCTGTCCCCGTAAACTCCGCGGTAGACAGGACCTAGATAGTTGCGGTGATTGGTCTCAGGGCCCAGGGGGACGCGAAAGCCTACATGGCACGGGATCTGCACTGTTTGAGATCGCTACGACGCGCTGAATGAGATCACCGGGCAGCAGCGATGGTAAAGGAGGGCTGGCCGTCGGTCAGATCCTGTGTGTTGCGAGGAGCGATAATCGATGGGGAAGGACACGATCCTTGTTATTGACGATGATGAGCAGATCAGGGAGTCGCTTGGGCAATACCTGGAGTTGCTGGGCCACCGGGTCAAATCGGCTCCGGATGCGCAAGCGGCGCTCCAGCATGTGCGCCAGGGGGTAGATCTGGTGCTGACGGACCAGCGGCTTCCGGCGACGAGCGGTCTCGAATTGATCCGGGAGATCCGGAAGCTGAATCTTCAGGTGCCCTTTGTCCTGATGACCGGCTTTCCCGACATCGGGACTGTTCAGGAGGCCAGGGGGCTCGGCGTCTCCGCATTCCTGAAGAAGCCCCTAGATCTGAAGGACCTAGGCCATCGAGTTGACGACCTCCTGGGAAAGCCGGACACAGACCGCTTCTACGGTACGATCCTTGTGCTCTCCAAAGGGTTAGCCGACACCATGGAGGAGAAGCTTACGTGGGGCGAGACCTATATCTATGAGGGAGAGGAAGAGGCCAACCAGGGGCTGGAGGCCATCCACCGTGAAAAGCCGGTGGCGATTCTCGGCGACGTGAAGAGCCCGTTTACCCTCTCGCTTCTCGACGAGTACCGGAGGCGAAAGCAGGATCAGGCCGCGTTCCTGATCGCGGGCGATGAAAGCGACCTCGACCTGATCACCGAGGCTCTGTTTAAGCGGAAGGCTGATGGGGCTGTGACGGTGGGCGATACTGCCGATAACATCAAAGCGCACATCGTCGACTGCGTGAAGCGGTTGGAGGGTGGGAAGGAGAAGCAACGCCGGACCAAGGACACGCTCATCGAGCGCTGCATGTATGCTCGTTCCTTCCAGCGGGGGCGGTACTGTACCTATCAGGGTCCGTGCGCCTCTCGGGAGGGCTGGGTCGTGATCAACGGAGTTGATCATCAGAAGTGTGGCAAAAAGCCGCTGCAGTTTGGAGACTGGAACCAGGTGGGGTTGTACATCTGGCCGCATGGTGTGGTGACGCTCGAGAAGGTGCACGATGCGAGACGGGAGGTCATCGCCATGATCAAACTCGGCAAGAAAGCGATCGTTTTTGACCTGACAAGCGTCAAGGAGCTTCATGTGAATCTCCTGGAGACGCTCGCGGACCTTTACGAGGAACTGATGACGACCTACCATGATGGCGTGATGACTGTGATTAACCTCGACCAGCAGCTTGACAGCGAGTTTCGGGAGTTCAGCCAGACCCAGGGGATCAGGCTCGTCCTCTGAGGTGGGGGTGATGGACGTCGGCATCCTGGGTGGCCTTGCTATTGGATTCCTGGCGATCGCAGGCTCCGTCCTGCTGGACGGAGGAGAGCTGCGCGCATTCCTAAACCTCTCGGCTTTTCTGATCATTTTTGGCGGGACCATGGGTGCGACTATGGTGACCACCTCGCTTCAAGACATGTTCAGGCTGCCGCGACTCGTGAAGCGGGCCCTGTTCCCTGGGGTATCACTGAAACCGGATGAGGTGATCGCGACCCTTGTGGACTTTGCCCAGACGGCCAGAAAAGAGGGGGTATTAGCGCTTCAGGATAGGATGCCTGCGGGAGGCGTGGATCCCTTTCTGATCAAGGGGCTCGAACTGGTCATCGACGGCGCGGACGAGACAATCGTGCGAGAGATTATGCAGGCCGAGATCCACTCGATGAAGTCCCGCCATACAAAAGGGATCGAGATCTTCGGGATCATGGGCGGCTACGCCCCGACCATGGGGATCATCGGTACGGTCATGGGATTGGTCCATGTTCTGAGCAGGCTCGGGGAGGGAACGGATAGTCTCGGTCGGGGGATCGCCGTCGCCTTCCTCGCCACATTCTACGGAATCTTCAGTGCGAATGTCCTGTTCCTTCCGATGTCGGGGAATCTCAAAGTCAAGAGCGAAGAGGAGACCCATATGCGCGAAGTCATGATGGAGGGAATCCTGGGGATCCAGTCAGGGCTCAATCCCCACATGCTGGAGCAGAAGCTCCGATCGTTTTTCGCGTCTAAGGCGTCATGAGAAGCGATCGGCGGTTAGCTATGAACTGGCTGATTGCCGATCACGATGGCTGAGGGTTAGATATGGTAGGAAACGGACATGACGGAGGCGGAGGGCTGCGGTGGCTGCTGACCTATGCTGACATGATCACTCTGCTCCTGGCCTTCTTTATTATCCTATACGCGTCGTCCAGGGTGGACGCCAAGAAATATACCGACATGGTCTCATCGATCCGAACAGCCTTTGGCGTCCCGCTGCCGCCGCGATCGGTTGTACGGGCGGGGGATGGCGGAGAGAAGCTGCTGCCGTTTCCAGATACGGTAGGCATGCTGGTGCAGCAGTTGAGCGTGCAGTTGGAGGAAGAGATCAAGACAGGGAGCGTGGAGATTGAGCGAAACGAAAAGGGAGTCATCCTCCGCCTTCAGGAGACCGTCCTCTTTGATCTGAGCAGTGCGACCCTTTCTGCTGAGGCGAAAAGGATCCTGGACAAGATCGCCCCTTCCCTGCTCAATGTTCCTAATGTCATTGAGGTCGAGGGGCATACCGACAATCTCCCCATCCGGTCGCCCATCTTCCCCAGTAACTGGGAGTTGTCGGTTGGACGCGCCACTGCGGTGATCCGGCATCTTGTGGAGATCCATCGATTCCCCCCGGGCCGCTTGGCGGCTCGGGGGATGGCAGACAATCAGCCTCTGGCGCCCAACGACCCTGTGCGGGGCAATATACGGAATCGCCGGGTGGAGTTGCACATTCAGACACCGACATAAAGCGTAACGCGCAGGTGGATAGACTGAAGGCTGAAGGTGGGCGGTGAATGACTCTTCAGTTGCTTCAGTCTTCATCCTAAGCACCTAAGCGGTTAGCATAAATAGTCATCAGCGACTGATGGGAACCTTGCGGATTGATGGGGGAGGACGCGATGTCAGGTGATACATACAATGAGGAACAGCAAGGCGATCTCCATGAACTCGTTGAGGCGGCCCGAAGAATGGCCGACGGGAAGTTTCGGGAGATCGTCGCGGTCCAGGCTAAGGGTGAAATAGGCCGATTGGCCTATTATATCAATCAAACCATGCATAACCTGCAGCAACTCGATCCGGCAGTGGGGGGCAGTTCGCGGAGTCTGCCGCAAATGAGCGGGCAACTGTCGGAGGTGGTTAAGACCACAGAGCAGGCGTCCATGCGGGTGCTGAATGAGATTGACCAAATGGTAGAGGAACAGATGGCGGTGGAGAAGGGCCTTCGGCAGCTCGCGACGCTGCTGGAGGTAGAGCAAACGCACGATCCTCAACGGGGAGCAGCCTTGCAGACGCTGGCGGAGATACGGCAGCGCCATAGCCGTACCCAAGGCCGGGCGTTGGAGATCATGTCGGCCATGGAATTCCAGGACATCACAGCCCAACACATCCAGAAAAGCATCGCTCTGATCACCGAGGTGGAGAACCGACTGCTGCGCCTGGTAGTCCTGTTCAATCTCCCGCCGAATGGACAAGACGAGAACGAGGTGGATGGTAAGTGGAAGGCATTGGGGGAATTCGCCGCAGCCTCGAAATCCGGGGAGATGGATCAGGAGATGGTGGACCGGCTCCTGGCCGAGTTCGGCCAGAAGACGCGATAACGAACTATGCGTCTGATTGCGATCGACCTGCTGGCGGAGGGGATGGCGGTAGCCAAGCCGGTGATGCATGACTCCGGGCGGATCCTGCTGGCGCCAGGGGTTTCGCTGACCGATCGAATGATCGAACGATTGAAGGCTCAGAGTATCGGGCAGGTCTGGGTAGAGGCGGAAGGGCCCGACGAGGGGAGATTGTCGGCGGAGGCAGCGAAGAAAATGGAGCGAGCACTGGAGAGGCGATTCGCCGATGTGTGCCATGATCCGCTTATGCAACAGATCCAGAAAATCGTCCGAAAGCGGATTTGGGCCCGCGCCGGCAGTGAGACCTGCCAATGACAATAAGCCCGG
Coding sequences:
- a CDS encoding flagellar motor protein MotB — encoded protein: MVGNGHDGGGGLRWLLTYADMITLLLAFFIILYASSRVDAKKYTDMVSSIRTAFGVPLPPRSVVRAGDGGEKLLPFPDTVGMLVQQLSVQLEEEIKTGSVEIERNEKGVILRLQETVLFDLSSATLSAEAKRILDKIAPSLLNVPNVIEVEGHTDNLPIRSPIFPSNWELSVGRATAVIRHLVEIHRFPPGRLAARGMADNQPLAPNDPVRGNIRNRRVELHIQTPT
- a CDS encoding response regulator → MGKDTILVIDDDEQIRESLGQYLELLGHRVKSAPDAQAALQHVRQGVDLVLTDQRLPATSGLELIREIRKLNLQVPFVLMTGFPDIGTVQEARGLGVSAFLKKPLDLKDLGHRVDDLLGKPDTDRFYGTILVLSKGLADTMEEKLTWGETYIYEGEEEANQGLEAIHREKPVAILGDVKSPFTLSLLDEYRRRKQDQAAFLIAGDESDLDLITEALFKRKADGAVTVGDTADNIKAHIVDCVKRLEGGKEKQRRTKDTLIERCMYARSFQRGRYCTYQGPCASREGWVVINGVDHQKCGKKPLQFGDWNQVGLYIWPHGVVTLEKVHDARREVIAMIKLGKKAIVFDLTSVKELHVNLLETLADLYEELMTTYHDGVMTVINLDQQLDSEFREFSQTQGIRLVL
- a CDS encoding chemotaxis protein CheD; translated protein: MRHKAQVTIHIGGVFATGEPTVIKTLLGSCIAACLLDPVAGVGGMNHFMLPSTLNGDADGNLSRFGVHAMELLIGQIQKLGGERARVQAKVFGGGHVLQIAESVNGVPQQNIRFIRNFLRTEGIPLLAHDLGGCVARHVLFDTGSGKVRMKRLSRATRLTTVAERDHEAQAERETKQYGEITLFDD
- a CDS encoding chemotaxis response regulator protein-glutamate methylesterase, which gives rise to MSKKIRALIVDDSALMRQMLTVLLQRGHRIEVVGAAADPFIAREKIKALNPDVLTLDVEMPRMDGLTFLEKLMRARPMPVVMVSSLTEAGCETALRALELGALDFITKPTVDIREHMDDIAEEIVAKVLAAASARILPRGRCGPSAVIREAAALAPAPAAMIRTTDRVIAVGASTGGTEALKEFLMMLPANSPGIVIVQHMPEKFTKSFAERCDQLCTIRVKEAQDGDRVLAGHAFIAPGNYHMALRRNGAQYFVNVYSAPPVNRHRPSVDVLFESAAECAGRNAVGVIMTGMGADGAKGLLEMKQAGARTIAQNEATCVVFGMPKEAIALGAADHVIALPLIARKALELAEA
- a CDS encoding flagellar motor protein produces the protein MDVGILGGLAIGFLAIAGSVLLDGGELRAFLNLSAFLIIFGGTMGATMVTTSLQDMFRLPRLVKRALFPGVSLKPDEVIATLVDFAQTARKEGVLALQDRMPAGGVDPFLIKGLELVIDGADETIVREIMQAEIHSMKSRHTKGIEIFGIMGGYAPTMGIIGTVMGLVHVLSRLGEGTDSLGRGIAVAFLATFYGIFSANVLFLPMSGNLKVKSEEETHMREVMMEGILGIQSGLNPHMLEQKLRSFFASKAS
- a CDS encoding protein phosphatase CheZ encodes the protein MSGDTYNEEQQGDLHELVEAARRMADGKFREIVAVQAKGEIGRLAYYINQTMHNLQQLDPAVGGSSRSLPQMSGQLSEVVKTTEQASMRVLNEIDQMVEEQMAVEKGLRQLATLLEVEQTHDPQRGAALQTLAEIRQRHSRTQGRALEIMSAMEFQDITAQHIQKSIALITEVENRLLRLVVLFNLPPNGQDENEVDGKWKALGEFAAASKSGEMDQEMVDRLLAEFGQKTR